One genomic region from Balaenoptera acutorostrata chromosome 1, mBalAcu1.1, whole genome shotgun sequence encodes:
- the CLEC20A gene encoding LOW QUALITY PROTEIN: putative C-type lectin domain family 20 member A (The sequence of the model RefSeq protein was modified relative to this genomic sequence to represent the inferred CDS: deleted 1 base in 1 codon), translating to MPASGLRLSLCTAALQLTSDSKTFWRVEEELSWSEALEYCRQRHTDLAELQSTGRWSNTKTLSSLTSSPAAWIGRFFHVRLGGLRWSSSSTFSVPGWSSPPFFEEGLCATLYSITIFPSLGAASCTAQKPFICYYDPALEPHTLLELALSLTTSPKPAEVQISNLNFKRFDQERKWLAAVRYCRRHHTDLADPQTVTEETDKEALKSITSKTEAWVGLYFSAASGSLRWSSDAGASVPTWLQVPEFGAGLCVGLCSYWSFSPRISAVACSSLKPFICFDDPTIGHRESAALPQLSYTPSSEVTMGTTPRPSTLPCFLLSMGALSLFLAGFWGLQGLGSGEGGLDAAAQGSGCGGAAPAASQPGARRARPPPPRPSRFRLRRPCGATDPRDGGAQPSDPPRDPWVRPGPRRWALDPAGHRPEHVLRPRAPGLRADPRLEPRAPGEPLCPPGSDRDPSGLRLEPCSWPRAPGEPRDPGRARDAAGPSPGSTRGASAHPWVAAPPGSTTSSRSRSAELLGTGESTSEPFGSGSSAGPQRTTARREGVAPSQAARPETPGSRPEPETAVTSERSGTDMTDAATATQAQHLSSSNHPDAKENTPTPKPGQLFGILKADFLIPVLMNPEDMKDQFLSEIQEVLKLTLGHEQFRLKWVGFEVNKK from the exons ATGCCGGCCTCAGGGCTGCGACTGTCCCTCTGCACAGCAG CCCTGCAGCTGACCAGTGACAGCAAGACCTTCTGGAGGGTGGAAGAGGAGCTGAGCTGGTCTGAGGCCCTGGAGTACTGCCGGCAGCGCCACACAGACCTGGCCGAGCTGCAGAGCACGGGGCGA TGGAGCAACACCAAGACCCTCTCTTCCCTTACCAGCAGCCCCGCGGCCTGGATCGGCCGCTTCTTCCATGTGCGCCTCGGGGGCCTGAGATGGTCCAGCAGCTCCACCTTCAGCGTGCCAGGGTGGAGCTCGCCGCCGTTCTTCGAGGAGGGTCTCTGTGCCACTCTGTATTCAATAACCATTTTCCCCAGCCTGGGGGCCGCCTCGTGCACTGCTCAGAAGCCCTTCATCTGCTACTACG ATCCTGCCCTGGAGCCCCACACCCTCCTGGAACTGGCTCTCAGCCTGACCACCTCTCCAAAGCCAG CTGAGGTTCAGATCAGCAATCTGAACTTCAAGCGATTTGACCAAGAAAGGAAGTGGCTGGCAGCTGTGCGGTACTGCCGCAGACATCACACAGACCTGGCTGACCCGCAGACAGTGACTGAGGAGACAGACAAGGAGGCCTTGAAATCCATCACGAGTAAGACTGAGGCCTGGGTTGGCCTCTACTTCAGTGCGGCCTCTGGGTCTCTGAGATGGTCCAGCGACGCGGGTGCCAGCGTCCCGACCTGGCTGCAGGTGCCTGAGTTTGGGGCAGGACTGTGTGTGGGTCTCTGCAGCTACTGGAGCTTCTCCCCCAGAATTTCTGCAGTGGCCTGCTCTTCCCTGAAACCTTTCATCTGCTTCGATG ACCCCACCATTGGACACCGGGAGTCAGCAGCCCTCCCTCAGCTCTCCTACACACCCTCCTCAGAAGTGACCATGGGGACAACGCCCAGGCCAAGTACCCTCCCCTGTTTTCTGCTCTCTATGGGTGCTTTGAGCCTGTTCTTGGCTGGATTCTGGGGTCTCCAGGGCCTGGGAAGTGGAGAGGGTGGCCTGGATGCAGCAGCACAGG GGTCCGGCTGCGGCGGCGCGGCTCCCGCAGCTAGTCAGCCCGGAGCCCGCCGAGctcggcccccgcccccgcgcccctCGCGCTTCCGCCTCCGCCGGCCCTGCGGCGCCACAGACCCAAGGGACGGCGGCGCCCAGCCCTCCGACCCACCTCGAGATCCCTGGGTACGGCCCGGTCCCCGACGGTGGGCCCTCGACCCCGCCGGTCACCGCCCAGAACACGTCCTTCGGCCCCGTGCCCCCGGCCTCCGCGCCGACCCCCGCCTCGAGCCCCGCGCTCCTGGGGAGCCCCTCTGTCCCCCAGGAAGTGACCGAGACCCCTCTGGCCTCCGCCTCGAGCCCTGCTCCTGGCCCCGCGCCCCCGGAGAACCCCGTGACCCAGGGCGGGCCCGGGACGCCGCGGGCCCCTCGCCCGGCTCCACCCGCGGGGCCTCGGCTCACCCGTGGGTAGCGGCGCCCCCCGGGTCTACCACGTCCAGCCGGTCCCGCAGCGCCGAGCTTCTGGGGACGGGAGAAAGCACCTCGGAGCCTTTCGGCTCAGGGAGCTCGGCTGGGCCCCAGAGAACAACGGCGCGCCGGGAGGGGGTAGCTCCGAGCCAGGCCGCACGCCCGGAGACCCCTGGCAGCCGGCCAGAGCCTGAGACAG CTGTGACCAGTGAAAGGAGTGGCACCGATATGACAGATGCAGCTACTGCCACTCAGGCCCAACATTTGAGCTCATCTAATCACCCAGATGCTAAAGAAAACACTCCGACACCAAAACCAG GGCAACTCTTTGGAATCCTGAAAGCAGATTTTCTCATCCCAGTTCTGATGAACCCAGAAGACATGAAAGACCAATTTTTGAGTGAG